One window of the Niallia circulans genome contains the following:
- a CDS encoding SMI1/KNR4 family protein translates to MSYEFIKTNQENSFYPVTENKIKEAEKALNLKFPKELVHFYREVGYGFIKGSEFNINRIMGPYSVRDFRLRVNDFEFYPDIEIYEEFENNKLIFFEGSESALMSIELNDNNRNPVYYYDVQIATSLEDFLRKMEENDNYYLELLPD, encoded by the coding sequence ATGAGCTATGAATTTATTAAGACAAACCAAGAAAATAGTTTTTATCCAGTGACTGAAAATAAAATAAAAGAGGCTGAGAAGGCACTTAATTTAAAATTCCCTAAGGAGTTAGTTCATTTTTATAGAGAGGTGGGCTACGGTTTTATTAAAGGTTCAGAATTTAATATTAATCGAATTATGGGTCCCTATTCTGTAAGAGATTTTCGATTAAGAGTTAATGATTTTGAGTTTTATCCCGACATAGAAATCTATGAAGAATTTGAGAATAATAAACTAATATTTTTTGAAGGCAGTGAATCAGCATTAATGTCCATCGAATTGAATGATAATAATAGAAATCCAGTTTATTATTATGACGTTCAAATTGCCACTTCTCTTGAAGACTTTTTAAGAAAGATGGAAGAAAATGATAATTATTACTTAGAGTTACTACCTGATTAA